One segment of Triticum aestivum cultivar Chinese Spring chromosome 2A, IWGSC CS RefSeq v2.1, whole genome shotgun sequence DNA contains the following:
- the LOC123188437 gene encoding tRNA wybutosine-synthesizing protein 2/3/4: MDFARRKAAALAALSSPAPDKSPKGGVDAPIAPLLDALNSHADLFTTSSCSGRISVLAQPSPQSQAADPKPKKKARGGGWLYISHDPADPDAVVELLFGGTGCGERGGGDELVFRFEPMIVAVECRDAAAAAALVAAAIGAGFRESGITSLQRRAMVAIRCSIRMEVPLGLTNELVVSPEYIRYLVRIANCKMEANKKRMDGFLDVLQSKGLPGISRLQVHTKKDDRSLGSEVQASLNQSVQTHDELLVTEKRRGSYNCDAGTKGDCEIGENSIEGSYYENRDAVRNNIAKHGFGNAERLMHEGRLSASSGNRSSHLSITELKISGEPVEKLFLWGQSACAFTVGGEQQVLTFGGFGGPGRHSRRNYSLLLDPTSGLLKEINVKGSPSPRMGHTTTAVGNHIYAVGGRAGPSEILDDVWVLQSTENRWSRVECSGDIFHPRHRHAAAAAALKIYVFGGLSNEGIYSCLNILDTESMRWNVISAAGEWPCARHSHSLVSYGSTLFMFGGHDGQRALNDFYSFDTTTLSWNKEITSGRTPSPRFSHCMFIYKHYIGILGGCPIRENNQEIALLHLKHRVWFHVSIPALGQCLCVRSSSVVTDDDLVVIGGGASCYAFGTKFCQPVKIDLHLLESVFELAYKKNDNAVQSWDATYTMDLQEREQNGTFISHNVKSMVDAATNGIAGSDPLVFQLEKKYAKLAKDILKKFGWLDLARKVQVSQDNVLVLFPVSRNFHTLLTDQHSKLLDDDSCISKGLLGCPEKKLIGASIALHEALEILSSFHGSFLKDELALSRKAYKSPQIIMRELISSLLERKGMPSRLLEQLPTRWETLGDITVLPKTCFKDLLWESVREELWQLVAKSLGAQRLARQGKIMPNGTRDSTLELLVGDNGWVTHNENGISYSLDATKCMFSSGNRSEKLRMGQLDCRDEVVVDLFSGIGYFVLPFLVKANAKLVYACEWNPHALEALQRNVMDNHVADRCVILEGDNRLIAPKGVADRVCLGLIPCSECSWATAVRALRVGGGVLHIHGNVNDSDEARWLDNVVESISSIATAHGLSWKVSLEHVERVKWYGPHIRHVVADVRCGSN, translated from the exons ATGGACTTCGCTCGCCGGAAAGCGGCGGCGCTGGCCGCGCTCTCCTCGCCGGCGCCGGACAAGTCACCGAAAGGCGGCGTAGACGCCCCCATCGCCCCGCTCCTCGACGCGCTGAACTCCCACGCGGATCTCTTCACCACGTCCTCCTGCTCCGGCCGCATCTCAGTTCTCGCGCAGCCCTCGCCGCAGTCCCAAGCGGCCGACCCCAAGCCCAAGAAGAAGGCCCGGGGCGGCGGGTGGTTGTACATCTCGCACGACCCCGCTGACCCGGACGCAGTTGTGGAGCTCCTGTTCGGTGGGACTGGATGCGGAGAGAGGGGTGGAGGGGACGAGCTCGTGTTCAGGTTCGAGCCGATGATCGTGGCGGTGGAGTGCAGGGATGCTGCGGCAGCCGCGGCGCTCGTGGCCGCTGCAATCGGGGCGGGGTTCCGGGAGTCAG GTATCACAAGCTTGCAAAGACGGGCAATGGTAGCAATAAGATGTTCAATTCGCATGGAGGTGCCTCTTGGTCTGACAAATGAACTTGTTGTTTCTCCTGAGTACATCCGGTACCTTGTTAGAATTGCCAACTGTAAGATGGAGGCAAACAAGAAACGAATGGATGGCTTTCTAGACGTTTTGCAGTCAAAG GGTCTGCCAGGTATATCTAGgttgcaagttcataccaaaaaaGACGATCGATCTTTGGGCTCTGAAGTTCAGGCGTCACTCAATCAGAGTGTACAAACACATGATGAACTGTTAGTTACGGAAAAGAGACGTGGCAGCTATAATTGTGACGCTGGTACCAAAGGTGATTGTGAAATTGGTGAGAATTCAATAGAAGGGTCATATTATGAAAATCGAGATGCTGTACGCAACAACATTGCGAAGCATGGTTTTGGTAATGCTGAACG attaatgcatgagggaagacTATCAGCATCATCGGGAAATAGAAGTTCCCATCTTTCTATTACTGAGTTGAAGATCAGTGGTGAACCAGTTGAGAAGCTCTTCTTATGGGGCCAATCTGCTTGTGCGTTTACTGTTGGAGGAGAGCAGCAGGTCCTAACTTTCGGTGGTTTTGGAGGACCAGGAAGACATTCAAGAAGGAATTATTCCCTTCTGCTTGATCCCACATCTGGTTTGTTGAAGGAAATAAACGTTAAAGGTTCACCTTCACCACGGATGGGTCATACAACTACTGCAGTAGGCAACCATATTTATGCTGTTGGAGGTAGGGCTGGTCCTTCAGAAATTCTTGATGATGTCTGGGTTTTGCAAAGCACAGAAAATAGATGGTCAAGAGTAGAGTGCAGTGGGGATATTTTCCATCCAAG GCACCGACATGCTGCTGCAGCAGCAGCTTTGAAAATATATGTATTTGGTGGACTCAGTAATGAAGGCATATATTCTTGTCTGAATATATTGGACACAGAAAGCATGCGATGGAATGTGATTTCTGCTGCTGGTGAATGGCCATGTGCTCGACATTCACATTCTCTGGTGTCTTATGGGTCAACACTGTTCATGTTTGGGGGTCATGATGGTCAGCGGGCACTGAATGATTTTTATAGTTTTGATACAACAACACTTAGTTGGAACAAAGAAATCACTAGCGGAAGAACTCCCTCTCCTAGATTTTCACATTGCATGTTCATCTATAAACACTATATTGGGATACTTGGTGGTTGCCCAATCAGAGAAAACAACCAAGAAATAGCATTGCTACACTTAAAGCATAGAGTCTGGTTCCATGTCTCCATTCCAGCTCTAGGTCAATGCCTTTGTGTGCGTAGCTCATCTGTTGTCACCGATGATGATCTTGTTGTTATTGGCGGTGGTGCATCTTGCTATGCATTTGGAACAAAATTTTGTCAACCAGTAAAAATTGATCTTCATTTGCTGGAGTCAGTATTTGAACTTGCTTACAAGAAGAACGACAATGCCGTACAGAGTTGGGATGCAACATATACAATGGATTTACAAGAACGTGAGCAAAATGGCACCTTTATTAGTCATAACGTGAAGTCAATGGTTGATGCTGCCACTAATGGTATTGCTGGTTCAGATCCTCTGGTTTTCCAATTGGAAAAGAAATATGCCAAATTAGCGAAGGATATTCTAAAAAAGTTTGGATGGTTGGACCTTGCTAGAAAAGTTCAAGTGAGCCAGGATAATGTCCTTGTTCTTTTTCCTGTTAGTAGAAACTTCCACACCTTACTCACTGATCAACATTCCAAGCTGCTAGATGATGATTCATGTATCTCTAAAGGACTACTGGGATGTCCGGAAAAGAAGCTTATCGGTGCTAGCATTGCTCTTCATGAAGCATTGGAAATATTATCATCGTTTCATGGTTCTTTTTTGAAAGATGAACTAGCTCTCAGCCGAAAAGCTTATAAATCTCCTCAAATCATCATGAGAGAACTTATATCTTCTCTACTGGAAAGAAAAGGAATGCCCTCTCGGTTGTTAGAGCAGCTGCCAACTAG GTGGGAAACCTTAGGTGATATCACCGTGCTTCCAAAGACTTGTTTTAAGGACCTGCTGTGGGAATCAGTTAGAGAAGAACTTTGGCAACTAGTTGCCAAGTCGCTTGGGGCGCAACGTCTTGCACGCCAA GGGAAAATCATGCCAAATGGCACAAGAGATAGTACATTAGAACTTCTTGTGGGTGATAATGGGTGGGTAACCCATAATGAAAATGGCATCTCTTATTCACTCGATGCAACAAAATGCATGTTTTCTTCTGGTAATCGCTCTGAGAAGCTTCGAATGGGACAGCTTGATTGTAGAGATGAAGTGGTTGTGGACTTGTTTTCCGGAATTGGATACTTTGTGCTCCCATTTCTTGTGAA GGCTAATGCGAAGTTGGTTTATGCATGTGAATGGAATCCACATGCTCTGGAGGCTCTTCAGCGGAATGTAATGGACAACCATGTAGCAGATCGATGCGTTATACTTGAAGGAGATAACCGTTTGATAGCACCAAAA GGGGTTGCTGATCGTGTTTGTCTTGGGCTGATACCCTGCAGTGAATGTAGCTGGGCTACTGCTGTTAGGGCTTTGAG